In Phycisphaerae bacterium RAS2, the DNA window TGTTCTGCAGGTCGTCATCCTGCTGACCGCCGCCGCCGCCGCCGAAGATGTTGCCGCCGCCCGCGCCACCACCGCCACCGCCGCCCGCGCCGCCGAGAAACCGCCCGCCGCCCAGACCGCCCTGCTGATTGCTGTTCTGGCCGATCTGGTCAAGGTTGATCTGTCGGCCGCGGAAGGTCGGCACCGAGATGATCAGGTCCTGCACGCCGTACACACGGGTCAGCGTTTTGCGCGCGAGGTCTTCCTTTGTCGAAATTGCAATGACGCCGTCGTCCACCTCATACGCCAGTTGCACGTCGCCCGCGCCGACCGCGTCCAGAATCAGTTGCATCGCCTTGGAGAACTTCACGCTGCTCAACCGAAGGCTGACTTCCGTCTCCGGGTCGATGCCGGCCGAATCGAGCGCCGTCCAGTTCGGGACGATGTTCAAGCCCGTCCGGTCGCGCAATTGCTCGATCACCTTGCGGAACGGAACCGCGTCGTACTTGATCTCGGGGGCGACCGATTCCAGCTTGCGCCGAACGACCCGGTTGCTCTCCGGTTCAGCCGCTTCTTCAGCGCCGGTTCGCTTGGCGGAAATCTCCCGCCAGTTCTTGGGATACATGATGTCGCGGTGCCATGGGATGGCCGTCTCTTCGTTCGCGACGAGCAGGTCCTGCGCCTCGTTCTGTTTGTCGATCGTGGCGCCGACGTTTCGGCGATTGATGGCAAGGTCTTCCAGCGTCTCCTTCATCCACGCGGCCTGCTCGTTGTTCGGATCGATCGCCAGCACCTGCTTGAGCACCTGAATCGCGTCGTCCAGCCGCTGCTCCTTGCGCAGCTCGGCGGCCTGATCCATGAGCTGTTCAATCTGCCGAGTCTTCTGGATGCGTACCTGCTCGACACGCTCCCGCTCCCGGGCGGCGACTTCCTCTTGCTTCATGCGGACCAGTTGCTCGTCATAATCTTGCTGCTCGCCCTCAAGGAAGCGCTCCAGCTCGTTGGCCTGTTTGCGATAGTCTTCGTACAACGCGGCGGGCGAGGCGTAGCGCCGGTTCAATTCGATTGTCTGGCGGGCAAAATCCAGCAGCCGCCGGGCCTCCGCGAAATCCTCCGCCAGCAGGGCCTGGCGCAGCTTCGCCTCGGTCTCCTTGTACGTCTTGACCGCCTGCTGCCAGAGCAGGGCGTGTTCCTCGGCCAGTTCATCCACCAGACCGCCGCCGGACTTCGGCGCGGCCGGGCGCGGCGCGTCGCCCATGGCGGCGTTTGATTTTGCCGATGCCGCCGCTTCGCCTGCTGATTTTTGCGATTTGTCGAGTTCGGTGAGGTGAGTGCGGGCCTTGGAAACGACATCGGCCTCGGCCACCTTGCACGCCACGACCGCCTCGAACGCTTTGCGCGCGTCGTCGGTCTTGCCGGCCTTCATCGCCTTCTCGCCGGCGGCGAGGTCCTCGCGCGCCTTGGCGCGGTCGGCCAGCGCCCGCTCGGCCATGCCGAGGAAGCGCTGAAGGTTGATCTGCTCGTCGTCGTCCAGTTCGTCTTCGGAGATCTCAAGCAACGCATCCTTGCCCGCGGCGTAATCACCGGCCTCCACGAGCTTGATCGCCGCCGTCAGGCGCTCTGAAGCGCTCGGCTCATCGTCGGCCCGCGCGACGCTGACCGCCGCGAGCAGAACCACGCCGAGGACCATACTCCAAGTGCGAAGCTTGAACATGACCGTCTCCTCAACCGTCGCGGCCGACTGGATCGGCCGACACCGTTTACCGGGTCATCCTACCACCGGCGTCTTAAACCGGGGCTGTCATCCACACGTGCCGTCCCCAACCACCAGCGCTTAGGCAGGCCTACAAGCCATGGAGTCTTTTCGACCGGACGCAGGCATCGCTCGCTTCAGGTAGGGCGCCCGGTTGGGGCGCATCGGGTGGGAAGCCGCGGCGGGTCACTCCATGCCTTGATTCCAATAGAATTTACGCACGTCGCCGTGCTAATGCAAGCCCTTTCTCCCCCCGGGTCGGCCGGCCCGTCCGATACCCCGAAGGCGGCTGATCCGCGTTCCCAGCATTGCCCGGCCCCCTTGTCGGTTACCGGTTCACGCGACCCGTGTTATCAGCCTTTTCCCCGCCAACACGCCAGACGCGGAGTCTTGAAACCGGAATTCGACGGAAAACGTAGTGGGTGCAGCTGACCGACCCTCATCGAGGGAAGCAGGGGATATGCAGAGTTCAAACCTGCGGGCTCATTGCAGTTTCTCGCGGGGATTTAGCGCGGATTCCCACCGGAGCGGTTCAGCCGCTGCGCGCCGCGAAGGGTTTGAAACGTGTGAACGACGACTACCGCTCGATTTCCTTGGATTTCTTGCGGCGTTCTTCCTCGTCTTTGAGCCATTTGCGAAGGCGATCCATCTCTTCAGACGAATAGTGCTTCAGTTCGTCGGTGATGTCCGGGTTGTAGCCGCCGAGTTTGAGGTAGTACTCCTCATCGGGCACGGACTTATCACGCGAAATGTTTTCCTTGACCCACTGGGTCCAGTTCTTCTCGAGAGCCTCTTTGGCCTCTGAAGAGAACTTCTCTTCCCAGGCGCGCATGCGATCTCCCATGTAAGTCGTCTGTCGATCAGAGCCGACCCGCTTGGACAAGTCGAACACGGCCCGGAAATCCTTCCATCCCTGACGCCCGCCACCCATCATGTAGGCCGCCAGCGACCACGCCTGCGAATAGTTCAAGAATCCCTGCTCGCTGGTCATGTCCTTGTGCCAGCTTTCGGGGTCGATCGTCCAGACGTAGTTGAAGTCCTTCCATTTCGGCGTGTCGACAATGCGACGAATCACCGGCGCGTACCGCCCGCGGTTGGGAATCTCGGCGAAGTTTTCCTCGACCGTCTTGTCGAAATCCCAGTACTCGAACACCGCCGCGTGGCCCTCGTTCCACCAGCGCGGGCAATCCACAGGGACGCCAATGTTTACCCCCGGAAACAGCGTATTGCCCAAACGAAGCTGCAATTCCATGTGGGCCGCTTCGTGCTTCAACGTGCCTTTCTCCCACTTCCGGAAGTCGGTAATGCCGTCAGTGAATTGCTGCAAACGATAGCGCCGAGCCGGCCAATGCGGACCCCGATCGCCCACCAAGTGCCCGAACGACATGAAAAAGCCACCGCTGCCCGGCGAACCGCCGTTTTCGTGGTACGTCTTTTGATCTGCAAAGACGATGACTTCAATCTTCTCGCGCACATCCGCCGGGACACCGCCCAGCAGCTTCGAATACGCCCGGCCGTATTCGCGATGGAGCATCTCCATGTACATCGCGGTGTCGGCCGTGAACTCCTTGTCGATGTCCGTGCGAACGATGAAGGGATGGCCCATGTAGGTCCACAGGCGAACCTCTTCGTCACCCTTCTTGAACGTGCCATCGCTGTAATCGCCGCGCTTGTCCTGCTTGATGCGCTTGAGCAGCCGCTCGTAGCGCTTGTCGTACTCGGCGTCGGTCTCGTTGCGCTTCTGCCCCCAGCGCACGCGCGGCATTCCGTCCGCCGACTTCTTCGGCTTGGATTTCTTCTTCGTGGTCGCTTTCTTCTCGGTGCCGTCGTCCGGCCCCGCAAAGACGAACTGATCGCATTTCGGTCCGGCCAGCGCGCGCCCCGTGGACGACAACGCCGCCACCGCTACGACCATCGACAACCCGACCATCCAGAACGTCACTCGGTTCTTGTGCAACATCGCACCACGCCTCCAGCCGCCGGAAACCTTGACTTGTTTGCCCGCGGCGCGCGAAACCCCAACTGTCGGTCGCGCCGGGACTTTGGCTCTACCGCGTATTGTAAGCCGAGGCCGTCGGGTTGTGCCATTGAATTAAGGTGGGAAGTCCCTATCGGTTTGATAGGGGCCGCGCGAGGGCACACAGCCTGTAACCGTCGGGAAGCGATTGCGAGGCAATGACTTCCGATGGTTCGAGGGTCGCCCGGCGGCGGAGGTCCGGCCAAAGATTGCGCTTTGTCTCGGGCGGGGACCATCCTGGAAAGCCGCCGTGAATCCAGTCCCACTCGCGGTCCGGCTCGTCGGGTCGGACAACGTAGCGCGTCGTACCACGCCCAAGGGACGGCGGGGCCACCAGGTGGTCGAGCCTCGCCCAGAACGCACGGTACTCGCCGACCCGGCAACGCTGGCCCGTGAGATAAGTCAGCACATGGGCATCCAGCGGCTCGGCCCAGACCTGCTTCACGTCCTGCTCGACGAGGGCATCTGCGACGCGCTGCATCGGATGCGGCGCTCCAACCTGCTGATACAACGCCGCCTGACCAACCATCCACGCCGCGCAAAGGGCCACGACCGACGCGCGGCCGGCCGCAGGCAGCCGGCGATTGATGAAGACACACGCCAACAACCCGGGCAGGAACACCCAGATCGGAAGCCAATAGCGGATCGTGGTGAAATTGAAACTGCACCCGCCAAACAGATACAACCCGACGCAGCCCATCGCGCCGAGCGCCAGCAGCGCAACCGGACGATGCACACCCGGCGTCATGCGAAGCATGCGAGCGAGGCGCGGCCCCGAATTCAGCAGCAGCACCGCGCCGGCCGTCATGGCCGCGCCGACCACAATCCAGTTCGCTCCGCCGACCAATCCGCCCCAGGCGATATCCAGCGGCGCGAGCGAGGCATCCTGCCCGACGGTCACCAGACGCAGGAACGACTGCGGATCGGCTCCGAAGAAGACGGGCGAGCCGAGTAGTAAATATACAATCGTATCGCCAATGGCCCACGGGGGGCGCAGGCCCAGCGGGAGCGTCGGCTCCAGACCCTGGCCGCGCAGCGTCGCCAACAGGACATAGGCGATGGCCGGCGCCGACCCGATGACGACGCCGAGCAACATCGCTCCGCATCGGGGGATCATCGCTCGCACCCGCGAAACCAATCGAAGCCGCCATGCCGCGATCACGCCTGCAACCGCTAAAACACCGGCCGCGGCTGGCCGCGGGATCAGCCCGAGCAGCAGCGCCGACTTCACGCCGGACTCATCGACTTGTACCGACCATGCGGTCGTGACCATCAACAACAACGCCGCGACAACAACGGTCAAGGCCGTGACACCGAGGCGGTCAATCACACTCCAGGCGGCCGCGCGCGGCGTGGCGACCCGAAGCATCCGAAGCGGCGAGCCGAGCAGATAATGCACGAGGACGGGAGCAAGGAAGAATACAACCGATGGATTGAGCCACAATCCCGAGCCCACCAGCCCGCCGAAGATGAATTGGCGGCGGGTTTCCCGTCCGCGGGATGCCTTGCTCGCATCCGACGTTGTCCGCTGCGCCGCCGGATTGCTCTCTGCGGTTGGACAGGCGAACCACTCCGCATACGCCCAGAGAATCAGCGTGCCCCAAAGCAGGTTCTCGACGTACGCCCCGCGCGCGGAAATGGTCCACTGCGCAAACATCGGCGGCCCGCACAAAAGCACGGCCGCTCCGACAAGCCCTGCGCGGCGACCGAGCCACCGCGTGAGCATCAGATATTGCACTCCGACCATCGCCGCGAAGAAGATCGCCGGCGCGGCCCGCAATGCGTGAACCGGATTCGCAAAGAACGGCAGCAACGCCGCTACGACATAGGCCTCCAGCGCGCCCATGTAGCGCTGGCCGTAGAAGTAAATCGGGAAACGGACGCCCTCGGCGATGTCCTGCGCCATGAGTCCGACGATGGCCTCGTCGGAGTGCAAGAGTGTCTCGCCACGGAGGATCAGCGGCGCACGAAATGCCAGCGCGGCGAGAAAAATCACGGCGGCCGCGACGAAGTCCAGCCGGTTCAGATTGAATCGACGATACGGCGACGCGGCGACGCGATGCGAGAATGCAACGCGATCCGCGGAAGCAGGCCGGCGCGAATCCAGTTCCCGGGGTTCGTGATATGTTTCAATGGTGACGAGCGCGGCATCTTCGCAAGGCGCGTGAACCGGGTGCGGCGGATTCTCGGTATGGGTTGATGGCGGCATGAACGCTCCCCCCGAAGCGCGACGCGATGCGATTCGCCGTTGTGCGGCGGTCAAGCCCGCCGGCTAAGTAACCATCTTCCGGCCACTGAACGCTGCCTCTACGACAGCCGGCCGCTGCGCAGGATCGCAATCAGCAGCCACGCCGACATGACAAACGTCAGCGCGTAGCCGACGAATCCCAGGTAGCGGATCGGCAACGTGCCGAACAGCAGCACGTCGGCGTTCATCGAGAGCAACATCGTGCTGCCGATGATCGTCGAGGCCACGAGCACCGAGAAGGCCAGGCGGTTGCTGGAGCGATCCAGCTCGCTGGCAAGGTGATCGAGATTCTCGTGGCGGATGTTGATTTGAAACTGCCCGCGTCCGATACCGCGCAGGGTGTCGCGCAGCAGGCGGGGCGCGTCCCGTAACACGCTGGCGAGGTGCCAGGCCGAAATGCCGAAGAGGCGCGAGAGCCGCCGGGGATGAAAGCGCTCGCGCAGGAGCGTGTTGATCCGCGGTTGGAGCAGTTCGAGCAAATTCAAATCCGGATCAAGCTGCATCACGACCGCCGAGACGGTCGCCAGCGACTTGAACATGGAGACGAAATTGCGCGGAAGCGTCACGTCAGACCGGCGCATCGTCTCCAGCAACTCGCGGAAGATCGTGGGCACTTCCAGCCGCCGCAGCGGCAGCCCGTAGTACTTGTCGAGCATGTCGCGCAAGTCGCGCGCGAGCATCTCCCGATCGGTCGACCGGCCCAGCGCGCCCAGGTCGGCCAGCACTTCGATCAGCACGTCGATTTCGCGCTTGACCATCGCGACGATGCCGATCACCAGCCGGCCCATCAGCTCGTCGTCGATCACGCCGACCATTCCAAAATCAAACAGGATCAGCTTGTCCGGCGGGCAGACCAGCAGATTCCCCGGGTGCGGGTCGGCATGAAACAGCCCCATCTCGAAGAACTGCTTCATGAAACTCTCGGCCAGCCGATGGGCCAACTTCTTCGGATCGCACTGCGCCCGCTGCGCGCCGAGGGCGTCGCGCAGGTGCAACCCCTCCATGAACTCCATCGTCAGCACTTCCGTGCCTGTCAGGTCCCATCGCACCAGCGGCGTACGGATGAATTCATCATCCTTGAATGCGTCGTAAAACCGTGACGTGGCCGACGCCTCGTTGACGAAATCCAGCTCCTTCTGAATCGTCTGCGCGAACTCGTCCACCAGCATGCGCGGGTGATACGATCGCAGCTCGGGAAACAGCGCCTCAGCCCGCTCGGCCATCCATTTGAGTACATAGATGTCTAATTGAACGACCTGTTCGATGCCCGGCCGGCGAATCTTGACGACGACCTCCTGGCCGTCTTGCGTCGTCGCACGATGCACCTGGCCGATGGAACCGCTGGCGAACGGTCGCTCTTCGAACGCACGAAATGCCTGTTGAACGGAAAGGCCGGTGCTGGCCTCGACGATGCGCCGGGCCTCGTCGGCCGAGAAGGGCTGCACGTCGTCCTGCAGGCGCTCCAGCGCCGCGATGATCTGCGCCGGCAACAGGTCGGGCCGGGTCGAGCCGATCTGCCCGAGTTTGACGAATGTGGGGCCGAGTTCCTCGCACACTTTCACAAGCCGCTCGCCGATGGTGGCGATCGGATCAATCTCGCTCTCGTCCGCCTCGGCGCCGCGCTTGAATCGCAGGAACGACGGAACGTATTGGCCCAGTTGCAGGCGGTCGACGAAATGGCCGAATCCGTGGCGGGAGAGCACCTGCGCAATGACGCGAAGCCGCGCGAAGGTCCGAACGGTGCGTGGCAGGGTCACGATGGACATGGCGGCTCCCGAAGGGCGGCAATCCCAATGAGGTATTGCGATCCTGCCCGGATTATTCATCGTTTCGCCCTTCGGCGTCAAACGCGGCTTGACGCACCCGCCCCCGATTCGCAGACTCCTCGAACCATATGAACGGGCGCGTGACACGAATTCTGACGTGGCTGGGCAACTGGAACCGGTTCTGCGCGCTCATGATCGCGCTGTTCCTGACGCGGGCGGTGTTCCTGCTCTCCGTGTTGCCGCCCTTTGAAGGGTGGGATGAATACCAGCACATTGCGTACGTGACACATGTGATCGAACACGATTCGCCGCCGGTCCACGGCGAGGCGATGGTCCCCCGCGCGCTTTATCCGGCGTTGGTGCGATACCCCCAACCCAGGCTCGCCGTCGATCAGATCGGCACGATCGGCGCGATGGAATATCACGCCTACTGGGAGCGGATCGCGGCCGGCGGCACAACCGAGGTTCGCGCGACCGCGCCGGAAATTCCGCTTTATCAGGCGCAGCACCCGCCGCTTTACTACCAACTGATCGCGCCGCTGTTCCGCGGGCAGCTCGAACCCGATCGGATCGGTCAGGCGATCGCGCGGGCGCGATGGCTCGGCGTGGCGTGCGGCGCGGCGGCACTGCTGTTGTTTGGGCTGTCGCTGCCGAGCCTGGTCTCACCGGGGCCGGCGCGACACTTGATTCTGCTGGCGGTCGCATCCCAGCCGTTGCTGCTCTTCAATTGCGCGCGCGTCGCGAGCGATTCCCTTGCCGTCCTGCTGGGCACCTTGGTCGTCGTGATGGTTCTGGAGTTTCGCGTCGACCGGTGGCGCCGGCACGGGTTGATCCTCGGGCTGGCGCTGGGCATGGCGATACTGGCGAAGGCGTACAACCTGCTGCTGATTCCGTTTGTGGTACTGATCTGGGCGGACCGTTGGCGGCGCGGACGATGGCGCGGGGCACAGGTCGCCGCGTCCGGATTGCTGATCGCGGCCGTCGCCGTTTTGCTGACGGGTGACTATTTCTTGCAGAACCTCCGCCTGTACGGCCTGCTGACCCCGATGCAGGAGTCGGTCGAGAACGCGAAGCACGGCATCGGCGCGGGCGCGATCCTGCGGCAGGCCTTCGCCCTGGACTGGCTGGGCGAATTGCTGCGCAAATACCTGCGTCAGTCCTTGTTCACCGGCGGCTGGAGTTACGTCAAAACCTCCGGCGCGATCACATGGATTTATCAAGTGTTCCTGTTGATCGGGGCGGGTCTGGCCACCGCGGCGGCGATTCGCGGGCGACGAACCGGCCAGCCAATCTGCTTCTCGCGCGAGGGCGCGGGCCGGGCGTCGGTCCTGCTGGGGGCGTTGTTCGCGGCGGGGCTGACGTGGCACATGTTGAGTTCGCGGCAGGCCTGGGGGAGCATCACGACAAACGTATGGTATGCGGCGGTGTCGTTCCCGTGGCTGCTGTGCCTGTATTACCAGGGCGTGGTCGCGACGGGGCACCGGGCGGCGCTGATCGTTCTCGGCGGCGGGCTGATCGTGCTGCATGGCTCGGCCGAGACGTGGGGCATTCTCGGCGAGATGGTCCCGCGCTACACCGGCGAACCGTGGAGCGCGGCGGCGCGCGAGCGCCTCGCAGCCATGCACCCGTCGGCCCTCGGCCCCGCATGCACGATACCGGCGATGATCATTGCCAGTGCGTTGCTGTGGCTCGGATTGTTCACGGCGCTCGCGGACCGGGCATCGCCGAACCAAAACGAACCGCCTCGTTGATCGTCGTTACTAGTTCGGATCGATTGGATGCGCAATCGACGGCGTCATGGAGCAATTGCTCGAGCAACCGGTTCCCTGGGTGACGTCGCGGCGGGCATTTTCAATACAACCGTAGAATTGTACGTCGTCACCTGGTGCTCCATCGCTTCAGCCATGCCGGATGAAGTCGCATCACTCACGATCAACAGGTCCGCCGTCAGCACGGCCGGATTAAACAGCCGCCAATCGAGCGTGATCGCCGATTCCGTCGGCGGCACGGCGAATTCCAATCGCACCGCCACGCGCGCGGACCACGCCCCCAGCGCACTGCCATGCGGCCGAACCTCTCCGACACAGGGATGGACCGCGTCCGGCCCCAGCACTGCGGACCATGGCGAGACCGGTGCGAATGCACGCCGATCCGACTTCGGAAGCAACACCGAGACATTTTTTTGAAGCAGGTCGCTCGCCGCTTCGCACGCGGCGCGCTGTTCCGCAGGCGTCACAAAATCGGCCTGCTCTCGATTGATCGGCCTCCAGGTCTCCAGCAGCGTGAGCGGTACATAGGCATCCACGAGCACGCGATCCGTCTCTCGACGCACCACGGCCTGAACGCATTTGAACCGATGCCGGAACATCGAAGCCGCAGCGCCCACGGAGACCGTACAGGTTTGCTTGCCGGCCACATTCTGCGATGCATCCGGCGGCGGCGACGGCGACAGGTCCAGCGTCTCGGCGTTGCCGGCGCTGGTCAGCCGCACGAACCGCTCCGCCGAGTCGGATCGCTTCTGCACACGCAAGGCGAATTGTGTCGGGATAATGGCATCTTCCGGCGGCGACTGGCGAAGCGTCACGTGCGTGGGCGACCGCTCCGCGATGTACTCCAGCTCATACGTGGCCCGAGCGCCGCGCCACGAAACCTCCGAGCTGCGATCGGCGGCGTCCCCCCGGGCTGGTTCGAACCGGGCATCCTTCAACCGACCGGCAAGCAGCCGCCCCGACTCGTCTCTCACCTCCAGCCGGCTGACCATGTTGCCCGCGCGGCGCGCGAAGGCGCGCTCGATCTCCTGCGGCGCAAAGTCGCCCCGCGCATGCAGAGCGGGCATGTCGTGGATCAGCGACTCGCCCGCTTCGCGAAGCGTGATGCGCACACGCGCCCCGTCGATCACTGCCACGCCGCGCGCGACCGCGATCGGATGCGCCGATGCGCTGATCGTCCACGCACTTGCGCCGGCAATCGCCGCGACCAGTACCGCGCGCCGAGTTGACATGGCCCATCTACTCGGCGACATCCACGTCCACCTCGGAGAAGAACGTTCCCTGACTCGGTGTGATAAACAGCAGGTAGCGGTACGCGCCGATGATCGCGGAATCTCGATTCGCCTCATTCGCATCGTCCCTGCCGCCGAACTCGTCACCGGTTTGCGTCATCGGGCCCGCCGCGATCTCAACTGCATGCACGCCACCGTCCCCCAGTTTGGTCGTATCCACGCACGCAAGAAGCTTCCATTTTGTGTCGCGTGCGGACGTGAAACCGGCGTCGGGCATCGTCGGATCGTTCGAGCCCCACAGCGTGTAAACCTGCGGCGCGCGACGATCACGGTGACACGAGTAACTTCGCACCGCGCGGAGCTTCACGCTCGCGCCGAGGTCGACGTGAAACCGCCCCTCGCTGTCGTACCAGACGTTTCGCCTGGTGTCGTCGTTGTTCTGCGGGACTTCGCCGTCGTTCAGCCGCGGGAGCGTGTCGCCTTCCGCGCCGGACTGGCGGTGCGGCGCGAATTCGCCGTCGCCCCCGAAATAGCGAAAAGTCACTTTGCCGCGCGAGGCGTCTGCGTAGTCATCCTTCGACGGCTGCGGCAGCTTGAGCGCGGCGAACGAATCGGCGCGGTCGGACATTACCCGCGCGATCGGGTCCTGCCCTTCGTCGACCGGCGGCGGATACCGATAGCGAAACTCGATCGGCCCGCGATCGGAGAAATCATCGTACAGCGGGACGGCGGGCTGGGCTGCGTCGTTCTCGTTCGCCGCCTCGGTGACGGCAAAAACCTTGATCCGTTCGTCCTTCGGAAGCTTGAGCACCTTTGCTCCGAGCGGCACATCGAGCCTGTATTTATACGTGTAGCTGAATTGGTACGCCTCGTTGCCCCTTGTCGGATGATGCCGATGTGTTGCGAACCAGGCGATGGGGTCGCGGTGGATGTAACCAGGAGTCAGGCCCATGACGCGGCCCTCGCAGACGAAATCGACCGCATTGAACGGCCGATCCCACACGCGATCGTCGAACTGTCCGACAAAGCCGGTCCAACCCTGAATGGAAATCTTCGTCTTGCGGCCATCGACTTCGAACTCGCCGACACAATCTTCGCTCGCCGCGACAAGCAGATACAGCCGATTCGTTCCACCACCGGAGAGGAGAATCTCCTGTCCGGCGCAGGCCATCGCGTTTTTCTCGCCTGCTGCACCCGATCCGATTTGAAATGCGATGCCGTCGGCCACGAGCGTCGCGGGCAGTTGCTCCGCCGGATAGGTGCGCCCTTCGGAATCCATCGCGCCGTCGGCGCGATTCGAATCGCCGCTCACCGCGTCGACATCAAACTCCAGTCGAATCGGCATGCATTTCGGCGGCATCAGTTGTGTTGGCGCCGGGCCAAGCCGCACCGCGAAACTGCGCGGGCTGTACGGCGTCATGTCGAACGAGAGCGCGCCGCCCGCGACCTTCGCCTCGCCGATGCGACGCTCCTGGCCGTCCACCTCGTGCGCCGAGGCGATCGGCCCGGCGAACTTCACCGATACGCCCTTCGCCTCGCGGCCCCACAATTCCTGAAGGCGAACGATGACCCATTCGCCCTCTTCGGACCGCTTCACCGCACGGACATCGACCTGTTCCGTGTTGACCTGCAACAACGAGAACGACTTTCCCAGTTCGCCTTCGTGCGCCGGCGCGGTGAACGCAACGAGCGGTTGATTCAGTCGCCGCCCCTGCCACTCGCTGCGCTCCGCACGCCAGTCGCCGGCGTGCGAGTAGAGCGCGTACGTCATATCGTGCACGCCCCAGTCCTGGCTGTGTTGGTCGAGATAGCCGCTTCGCACGCCGGGCGTGTAAAGAAGCGTCAGCCGCACTTCGCTGTTGCTCGGCTTGTCCGACCCGAACTTGCAATCCTCCAGCACGCTGACGCCGAACTTGCCGGACTGGTCCGTCAGGTCAAACCACTCGTGCGACGGCACCTCGTACTTTGTCGGCTCGTTGTTGGCGCGGTCGATCGTGCCCATGCCCCAGTTGTACGTCGCCTTCGCGTTCGCCGCCGTCAGCGGGAAAGACGCTCGCAGCGCGACCTGTGCCGACTGCCAGTCGATGTGCGTCTTGAACTCCACGCGGCGGCCCGCGTTCCCGGCGCACAACCGAATCTGTTGCGTGAAGATCGAACCGCGCGCCTCGCGGACGATCTCCAGCGCCACGCGCGCCGGCCCCTGCTCGACGATTCGCACTTTCGCCGGACCCTTCACCGCGTCGATCGGCAGTTTCTGGCGATCACGCCAGTCCATGTTCCATGCGGGCCAGTTCTTCGGTTTCTCATGCGTGAAGACCAGCCTCGCCGGCGCGGCCAGCAACTCGCGCCCGCCCTGCGCCTTGTCCACGATGCTCGACACGTCGCCGTCGGCGTTGATGGTCACGCGATACCACGGGTTCTCCAGCGAATTCTCGGTGATGCTCAATCGCGCGCTTGAGTTCGCGCCGGCTTCGTCCCGCGCTGCATCCAGCGACCCGCCCGGGCACACGCGATACACCGTCCACGAAACGGGCGTAACCGCCGCGACAAACGCCACAATGACCGACTCGCCGTCGCGCGACAGCACCTGCGCCGGCGCCTCGCTCCCATCGGGGCCGAGCACGCGCACCGCGCGCGGCGCGCCGCCAGCGAAACGCACCTTCGCTTCCACAAGGTCCTCCCGCGCCTGTGCCAGCGGGTTGAACACGACCACCGCCTGGCCCTCCCCGCGTGTGTCAATAGCGCGGCACACCGCCCCGGCGCCATCCGCCAGCGCCGCCGCGAAGCCGTTCATCGCCACGATCTCATCGTTCCAGGAATAGGTGTACGCCTTCGGCAGGCTCGTGCCCGGCAGGATGTCGTGCATCTGGTTCGCCAGCAGCCGCACCCACGAGCGCTCGAGTTTTTCCCGTGGATACACCGCGCCGCCGAGCCAGTCCGCCGCGACGCTCGCCCGTTCGGCCGCGTCGGCGAGCAGCTCGCCCTTGCGATTCCAGCGCTTCATGTAGGCCTGGCTCGTCAACGTGCCGGCCGAGTGCTCCGTGAGCAGCAAATCGCCCTTGTAGCGCGGCAGCTTTGCCCTGATCTCGGGTGAGATGTCTTTGTACATCCGGTCCGACGAGACCAGCGCCACGCGGAACGGCCCGTCTGCCTTCGCCGCGGCCGTGTAGTT includes these proteins:
- the ubiB gene encoding putative protein kinase UbiB, translating into MSIVTLPRTVRTFARLRVIAQVLSRHGFGHFVDRLQLGQYVPSFLRFKRGAEADESEIDPIATIGERLVKVCEELGPTFVKLGQIGSTRPDLLPAQIIAALERLQDDVQPFSADEARRIVEASTGLSVQQAFRAFEERPFASGSIGQVHRATTQDGQEVVVKIRRPGIEQVVQLDIYVLKWMAERAEALFPELRSYHPRMLVDEFAQTIQKELDFVNEASATSRFYDAFKDDEFIRTPLVRWDLTGTEVLTMEFMEGLHLRDALGAQRAQCDPKKLAHRLAESFMKQFFEMGLFHADPHPGNLLVCPPDKLILFDFGMVGVIDDELMGRLVIGIVAMVKREIDVLIEVLADLGALGRSTDREMLARDLRDMLDKYYGLPLRRLEVPTIFRELLETMRRSDVTLPRNFVSMFKSLATVSAVVMQLDPDLNLLELLQPRINTLLRERFHPRRLSRLFGISAWHLASVLRDAPRLLRDTLRGIGRGQFQINIRHENLDHLASELDRSSNRLAFSVLVASTIIGSTMLLSMNADVLLFGTLPIRYLGFVGYALTFVMSAWLLIAILRSGRLS
- a CDS encoding Bacterial type II and III secretion system protein, with the protein product MFKLRTWSMVLGVVLLAAVSVARADDEPSASERLTAAIKLVEAGDYAAGKDALLEISEDELDDDEQINLQRFLGMAERALADRAKAREDLAAGEKAMKAGKTDDARKAFEAVVACKVAEADVVSKARTHLTELDKSQKSAGEAAASAKSNAAMGDAPRPAAPKSGGGLVDELAEEHALLWQQAVKTYKETEAKLRQALLAEDFAEARRLLDFARQTIELNRRYASPAALYEDYRKQANELERFLEGEQQDYDEQLVRMKQEEVAARERERVEQVRIQKTRQIEQLMDQAAELRKEQRLDDAIQVLKQVLAIDPNNEQAAWMKETLEDLAINRRNVGATIDKQNEAQDLLVANEETAIPWHRDIMYPKNWREISAKRTGAEEAAEPESNRVVRRKLESVAPEIKYDAVPFRKVIEQLRDRTGLNIVPNWTALDSAGIDPETEVSLRLSSVKFSKAMQLILDAVGAGDVQLAYEVDDGVIAISTKEDLARKTLTRVYGVQDLIISVPTFRGRQINLDQIGQNSNQQGGLGGGRFLGGAGGGGGGGAGGGNIFGGGGGGQQDDDLQNTQEDPILPIIELIRQTIDPESWREAGGNTGSIQALNQQLVVTQTSSAHTQLRDLLRQLRQSRALQIAVEARYITITRNWLEQIGVDLDVVLNNGNAGFDRTTILDPATNNPVLVPRQFVRNGFTPGAPANVGIGLPTQPFGQPYGQPGLVPASGNVGPAIGTMTPIPIVNNTLDLAAPSNTNINGTLGSIANTTPAFQIFGSFLDNIQVDFLLRATQIDRRSSDLDAPRLVLFNGQRAAFEAFIEQDYIAALTPVIGDNAGAFLPNIATALTGRSLDVQATVTADRRYVTMTVRTFTRVTGDFRTVFFGGSQTVGSGFIELATQTTQQVRTTVSVPDGGTLLIGGLKLSAERDIDAGVPILSRIPVLKRAFSNTSNVKDDQVLLILIKPTIIIQEEAEAEAFPTLTSATGL